A section of the Deferribacterota bacterium genome encodes:
- the leuB gene encoding 3-isopropylmalate dehydrogenase: MYTIAILPGDGIGIEVTNEAVKVLKRIDEKFDIDFRFKYALIGGSAIDEAGVALPNETKEVCDKSDAILLGAVGGPKWENLPPEEQPERGGLLPLRKHFNLFINIRPIKVYNSLKDISPIKNRIIDKGVDFLIFRELTGGLYFSTPKYISDDRSFAIDTMKYTAKEIKRIAKVAFQAARLRNKRITSIDKANVLSTSLLWREIFINLQKNEFSDIELDHLYVDNAAMQIIRDPARFDIIVTENMFGDILSDESAVLCGSLGLLASASIGERSFGLYEPVHGSAPDIYGQNKANPIGAILSVALMLRYSFNRDDLAIKIEKAVEHVLNENYATLDIFVDKNKQKLVSTDKMGDLIINNIS, encoded by the coding sequence ATGTATACGATAGCGATATTGCCAGGTGACGGCATAGGGATAGAGGTTACAAATGAAGCTGTAAAGGTATTAAAGAGGATTGATGAAAAGTTTGATATTGATTTTAGATTCAAATATGCTCTTATTGGCGGTTCTGCGATTGATGAAGCAGGTGTGGCACTGCCTAATGAGACAAAGGAAGTCTGCGACAAGTCTGATGCTATCTTGCTTGGAGCAGTAGGCGGTCCTAAGTGGGAAAATTTACCACCAGAAGAGCAACCTGAGAGGGGAGGTTTGCTGCCGCTTAGAAAGCATTTTAATCTATTTATTAATATAAGACCTATTAAGGTATATAATTCCTTAAAAGATATATCTCCAATAAAAAATAGGATAATTGATAAAGGAGTTGATTTTTTAATTTTTAGAGAACTAACAGGTGGCCTTTATTTTAGCACACCTAAATATATATCAGATGATAGAAGCTTTGCTATTGATACAATGAAGTACACTGCTAAAGAGATTAAGAGGATTGCAAAAGTTGCCTTTCAAGCAGCTAGATTAAGAAATAAACGCATAACTAGCATTGATAAGGCAAATGTTTTATCAACAAGTTTGTTGTGGAGAGAAATATTTATAAATTTACAGAAAAATGAATTCAGTGATATAGAATTAGATCATTTATATGTTGATAACGCAGCAATGCAAATCATTAGAGATCCAGCTAGATTTGATATAATTGTAACAGAAAATATGTTTGGTGATATTTTAAGTGATGAATCTGCTGTTTTATGTGGCTCTTTAGGATTATTAGCCTCAGCCTCTATTGGAGAGAGGAGTTTTGGCCTATATGAGCCAGTGCATGGATCAGCTCCAGATATTTATGGGCAGAACAAGGCAAATCCGATTGGTGCTATTTTATCAGTTGCTTTAATGCTTCGATATTCTTTTAATAGAGATGACTTAGCTATAAAAATTGAAAAAGCGGTAGAACATGTTTTAAATGAAAATTATGCTACACTGGATATATTTGTTGATAAAAATAAACAAAAGCTTGTATCAACGGATAAAATGGGTGATTTAATTATTAATAATATTTCTTAA
- a CDS encoding short-chain fatty acid transporter, with translation MISKISGFFVKLVQRYLPDPFIFAVVLTFVVFIMGILINKQSPMNMIIYWGNGFWNLLAFSMQMILILVTGFVLANTPLLKNLLRSVAKAMKNPTQAIMVTTLVGSIASWINWGFGLVIGALIAKEMAKTIKGVDYRLLIASGYIGFLVWHAGLSGSIPLTIATPGHFLEDQMGIIQTSETIFSTFNLITMIILIITLPFLTRLMVPPKYDTFEIPTKILDAEKEDGFEIVKNTPADRLENSTTISMLIGIMGFVYIVYYFGTNGFKLNLNIVNFIFLFFGILLHKTPKSYLISLHNAVKGAGGIILQFPFYSGIMGMMVASGLAATISGWFVSISSETTLPFFTFLSAGLVNFFVPSGGGQWAVQGPIMVPASVELGVPLAKTAMAVAWGDAWTNMIQPFWALPALGIAGLGAKDIMGYCLVALIYSGIIVSLCFLIL, from the coding sequence GTACAAAGATATCTCCCCGATCCTTTTATTTTTGCAGTGGTTTTAACTTTTGTAGTTTTTATAATGGGGATATTAATTAATAAACAATCACCTATGAATATGATTATATATTGGGGGAATGGCTTTTGGAATTTACTAGCTTTTTCAATGCAAATGATATTGATATTAGTAACAGGTTTTGTGTTAGCTAATACTCCCCTTTTAAAGAACTTATTGAGAAGTGTAGCAAAAGCAATGAAAAATCCAACCCAGGCTATTATGGTTACTACATTAGTTGGTTCAATTGCCTCCTGGATTAACTGGGGGTTTGGTTTAGTTATTGGGGCTTTGATAGCAAAAGAAATGGCAAAAACTATTAAAGGTGTTGACTACAGATTGTTAATAGCAAGTGGCTATATAGGTTTTTTAGTATGGCATGCAGGATTATCTGGCTCAATCCCATTAACAATAGCTACACCTGGTCATTTTTTAGAAGATCAAATGGGAATTATTCAAACATCTGAAACAATTTTCTCAACTTTTAACTTAATAACAATGATTATATTAATCATTACTCTTCCATTCTTAACAAGATTGATGGTTCCACCCAAATATGACACTTTTGAAATTCCCACTAAAATATTAGATGCTGAAAAAGAGGATGGTTTTGAAATAGTTAAAAATACACCCGCAGACAGGTTAGAAAATAGCACAACAATTTCAATGCTAATTGGGATAATGGGTTTTGTATATATAGTTTATTATTTTGGAACAAATGGCTTTAAGTTAAACTTGAATATTGTCAATTTTATTTTTCTTTTTTTTGGTATCCTACTTCATAAAACACCAAAATCCTATCTTATTTCACTTCATAATGCTGTTAAAGGTGCTGGAGGTATAATTCTACAATTTCCCTTTTATTCAGGGATTATGGGTATGATGGTAGCTTCTGGTCTTGCAGCTACTATTTCAGGGTGGTTTGTAAGTATCTCCAGTGAGACTACACTCCCGTTTTTCACTTTTTTAAGTGCTGGTCTGGTTAACTTTTTTGTTCCGTCCGGAGGAGGGCAATGGGCAGTGCAGGGACCTATAATGGTACCTGCAAGCGTAGAATTGGGGGTCCCTTTGGCAAAGACTGCGATGGCTGTTGCCTGGGGTGATGCATGGACAAATATGATTCAACCCTTTTGGGCATTACCCGCATTAGGGATAGCTGGGCTAGGTGCTAAAGATATAATGGGTTATTGTTTAGTTGCTCTAATATATAGTGGAATTATAGTTAGCTTGTGTTTCTTGATTTTATAA
- a CDS encoding sodium/solute symporter (Members of the Solute:Sodium Symporter (SSS), TC 2.A.21 as described in tcdb.org, catalyze solute:Na+ symport. Known solutes for members of the family include sugars, amino acids, nucleosides, inositols, vitamins, urea or anions, depending on the system.), which yields MNQSVITLKPVDWFIIIFYFVFIIAIGFYAKKFTKTGDDYFLAGRRNSSLIAGLAFLSANLGSLEILGWTGATLKYGILVSHWYWIGAIPAMLFLALFMMPFYYHSKIKSIPGYLKHRFDERTRVLSAISFLFMTVLMSGINMYLMALVFRSVLGWDWHLSMWVSAITIAIYVTLGGLISAIFTEVVQFFLIWFGLFLIPFLGLIDLGGFSAITANLDKAFLSLWSTTLDPADNPMGIHWLGMVLGLGWVLSFGYWTADFLVVQRAFSAKDLNAARMTPIIASFFKMALPFIIVVSGFVALSLVKTGELNLLVDNGNINYDSALPVLMTRYFPSGLLGLGVTALLAGFMAGQAGNISAFNTVWTYDLYVLLRKGKVSDVSLLWMGRITTIVGVLLSVAIAYWVRQFPTIMDFIQAIFSWVNAPLFATLLLGMFWRKTSPAGAFWGLLCGMLTSFFLFLGMRSGVLDSVLHLITLSDDPSNMSKNLWQAWWGWFICLIVTIIITLFTKPKPENELVGLVKGLASEGEEKLARPPLYKNPYLWAGISFVVFVFLNIYFW from the coding sequence ATGAATCAAAGTGTTATAACACTAAAACCAGTTGATTGGTTTATAATTATATTTTATTTTGTTTTTATTATTGCAATTGGTTTCTACGCAAAAAAATTCACAAAAACTGGTGATGATTATTTCTTAGCAGGTAGACGTAATTCTTCATTAATAGCGGGATTAGCTTTTTTATCTGCTAATTTGGGCTCACTTGAGATATTGGGTTGGACTGGGGCAACGCTTAAATATGGCATATTAGTTAGCCATTGGTATTGGATTGGCGCTATCCCTGCAATGTTGTTTTTAGCTCTTTTTATGATGCCTTTTTACTATCATAGTAAAATTAAATCTATCCCTGGTTACCTAAAGCATAGGTTTGACGAAAGAACACGTGTGTTATCGGCTATATCATTTCTTTTTATGACCGTCTTAATGTCCGGTATAAATATGTATTTGATGGCACTAGTTTTTAGATCTGTTTTAGGTTGGGATTGGCATTTATCAATGTGGGTTTCTGCTATAACAATAGCTATTTATGTTACTTTAGGCGGTTTAATATCAGCAATATTTACTGAGGTTGTTCAATTTTTTCTTATTTGGTTTGGGTTATTTCTAATACCTTTTTTAGGCTTAATTGATTTAGGTGGGTTTTCTGCTATAACAGCAAATTTAGACAAAGCATTTCTTTCATTATGGTCAACAACATTAGATCCTGCAGATAATCCTATGGGTATTCATTGGCTTGGTATGGTATTGGGACTAGGTTGGGTATTATCCTTTGGGTATTGGACTGCTGATTTTCTTGTTGTTCAAAGGGCATTTTCGGCAAAAGATTTAAATGCTGCCAGAATGACACCTATTATAGCATCTTTCTTTAAAATGGCTCTGCCATTTATAATTGTTGTGTCAGGATTTGTTGCTCTTTCATTGGTAAAGACAGGTGAATTAAATTTATTAGTAGATAATGGCAATATCAACTATGATTCAGCTTTACCTGTTTTAATGACTAGATACTTTCCAAGTGGCTTATTAGGGTTAGGTGTTACAGCACTTTTAGCTGGTTTTATGGCAGGTCAGGCTGGAAATATTTCAGCCTTTAACACTGTTTGGACCTATGATTTATATGTACTACTAAGAAAGGGTAAGGTTAGCGATGTGTCTTTACTTTGGATGGGGAGAATTACAACAATAGTTGGAGTACTATTATCAGTAGCAATTGCATATTGGGTTAGACAATTTCCCACGATAATGGATTTTATACAAGCGATCTTTTCCTGGGTTAATGCTCCGCTTTTTGCCACATTATTACTAGGGATGTTTTGGCGTAAAACTTCACCAGCTGGGGCCTTTTGGGGGTTATTGTGTGGTATGTTGACATCTTTCTTCTTATTTTTAGGTATGAGAAGCGGCGTTTTAGATAGTGTTCTTCATCTTATAACACTTTCAGATGATCCTTCAAATATGAGTAAAAACTTATGGCAAGCTTGGTGGGGATGGTTTATCTGCCTTATTGTAACAATAATAATAACTTTATTTACAAAACCAAAACCTGAAAACGAATTAGTAGGTTTAGTTAAAGGATTGGCCTCAGAAGGAGAAGAAAAACTTGCGAGACCACCACTGTATAAAAATCCATATTTATGGGCAGGTATTTCTTTTGTGGTATTTGTATTTCTAAATATTTATTTTTGGTAA